Part of the Pedobacter roseus genome is shown below.
CCAGATAAAAATCCCGGCATTCCAAACATAATCCCCACTTAGTAAATATTCCTCTGCCTTAGCTAAAACGGGCTTTTCCATAAAGGCATTTACCTTTTTAATTTCACTCGGCACCCCTTGATTCTCGATACTCGAATCTTGATATTGGATGTAACCATAACCAGTATCAGGTCTGGTTGGGCTAATCCCTAATGTTAACAAGGCATCATTCTTCGAACTAAAACCCAGCGCTTGTGCGATCTTATTCAAAAATACATCTTCCTTTAAAATTAAATGATCTGAAGGGGCTACTACAATATTGGCATCCGGATTTAGCTTACTAATCTTGTATGTTGCATAAGCTATGCAAGGTGCGGTGTTATTTCTACTAGGTTCTAAAAGGATGTTTTCCTTTAAAACTTCAGGTAATTGCGCTGCAACCAAATCTGCATAAGTTTCGTTGGTTAGAATAAATATTTGATCATTAGGACAGATAGTTAGAAAGCGCTCGTAAGTTAGCTGCAATAAAGATTTGCCTATTCCTAAGATATCTATAAATTGCTTAGGAAAATGATTGCGGCTTTTTGGCCAAAAGCGAGAACCAACTCCTCCAGCCATAATTAGGATAAATGTATTTGTTTTTATAGTCATTTATTAACGGTTATAATGTATAAAGTCTTTATGTTCTATTTTTTCAAAGTTTCTTTTGGAAGAGATTTAAAATACTCGTAAGTAATTCTTAAGCCTTCGGCCCTATTTATTTTTGGCTTCAAATTTAATATGTTTCTTGCTAAATAGAGCTTTATGCTTTAAACCAACTCCTAGGTATAACATTTTTCATAAGTTTAAAAAAAAAGGCTTCTATTCCGTAAACTACGTAGTATAGTTTTTCCAAATTCCTTTTTGCTTTAACTCCAGGCATCATACCCATTAGTAATGAAAAAAAATGTTCGATTTTCCCAGAACTAAA
Proteins encoded:
- a CDS encoding mannose-1-phosphate guanylyltransferase — its product is MTIKTNTFILIMAGGVGSRFWPKSRNHFPKQFIDILGIGKSLLQLTYERFLTICPNDQIFILTNETYADLVAAQLPEVLKENILLEPSRNNTAPCIAYATYKISKLNPDANIVVAPSDHLILKEDVFLNKIAQALGFSSKNDALLTLGISPTRPDTGYGYIQYQDSSIENQGVPSEIKKVNAFMEKPVLAKAEEYLLSGDYVWNAGIFIWSASSLKKAFEQHAPEIATMFESGLSFYNTPNEVKFIVENYPSSPNISIDYAILEKADNVYTIPADIGWSDLGTWASLHAIGEKDADNNMVNLEKIHLKDTSNCIIHLPNDKAAVIRGLDNYIVVDDGEILLIYPKSDEQEIKQVAKDMVIQHGMQYS